A single Pseudomonas sp. HN11 DNA region contains:
- a CDS encoding nitroreductase family protein codes for MDTFETIRERRSIKHYDPTYRISSAEESLLIDLALESPSSFNIQHWRLVDVKDPTIRAKIRAAAFDQEQVTDASLLYVICADVKAWDKDPARYWEKAPANVRNVLVPMTRSFYEGREQLQRDEAIRSTTFLAQTMMLASKAMGYDSCVLIGFDANEVAKIINLPEDHLISILLVVGKGTKAPWPKPSSIPKSEFLFRDGFSVIEATPEVAEDLGDVAIGTGFWASM; via the coding sequence ATGGATACATTTGAGACGATTCGCGAGCGCCGCTCGATCAAGCATTATGATCCAACGTATCGCATCTCTTCTGCAGAAGAGAGCCTGTTGATTGATCTCGCACTCGAATCACCATCGTCCTTCAACATCCAACATTGGCGATTGGTGGATGTGAAAGACCCCACCATTCGCGCAAAAATTCGTGCCGCAGCTTTTGACCAGGAACAGGTAACAGATGCCTCGTTGCTCTACGTAATCTGCGCTGACGTCAAAGCGTGGGATAAAGATCCTGCCCGATATTGGGAAAAAGCACCTGCCAACGTTCGGAACGTTCTTGTTCCGATGACGAGATCCTTCTATGAAGGACGTGAACAACTACAGCGCGATGAGGCAATTCGTTCCACAACCTTCCTCGCTCAAACGATGATGCTCGCGTCCAAGGCGATGGGCTATGACTCCTGCGTACTGATTGGCTTTGATGCTAACGAAGTGGCGAAAATCATCAATTTGCCTGAAGATCATCTGATATCTATTTTGCTCGTGGTCGGCAAGGGTACCAAGGCGCCATGGCCAAAACCTAGCTCAATCCCAAAATCCGAATTCCTTTTCAGAGACGGATTTTCAGTCATTGAAGCGACACCTGAGGTAGCCGAAGATCTAGGCGACGTGGCTATCGGAACAGGTTTTTGGGCAAGTATGTGA
- a CDS encoding TetR/AcrR family transcriptional regulator, with amino-acid sequence MKVTKEQSMLNKDKILTAASKLYREYGVHGIGIAKLSKTVGLTHGSFYQQFPNGKEQLVSEAIIHTFDEYCKLWSAELSAKSLVKKYVSSEHQLCSQNGCPIPTLAADVTRMGGTISDAFTDGVRKLLVVLMEKNVGQSEPNEERAMQLMSSMAGAMLIAGALNDCYFAEKFMSSVINLWCNGTEPLL; translated from the coding sequence ATGAAAGTTACTAAAGAACAAAGCATGCTGAACAAGGACAAAATATTGACAGCGGCATCTAAGCTGTACCGAGAGTATGGAGTGCATGGAATCGGTATTGCCAAGCTGTCTAAAACCGTCGGCCTCACCCATGGCAGTTTTTATCAACAATTCCCAAACGGTAAAGAACAACTTGTGTCGGAGGCAATAATTCACACTTTCGACGAATATTGCAAACTTTGGTCCGCAGAACTTTCGGCAAAGTCATTGGTGAAAAAGTACGTCAGCAGCGAACACCAGTTATGTAGCCAAAACGGCTGCCCTATTCCAACATTAGCAGCTGATGTCACAAGAATGGGTGGTACCATCAGTGATGCGTTCACTGATGGCGTTCGTAAATTGCTCGTCGTTTTAATGGAAAAGAATGTTGGGCAGTCTGAACCAAATGAAGAACGCGCTATGCAGCTTATGTCGTCTATGGCGGGAGCAATGCTGATTGCCGGGGCTCTCAATGATTGCTACTTTGCTGAAAAATTTATGTCATCAGTTATCAACTTGTGGTGCAATGGAACAGAGCCATTGCTCTGA
- a CDS encoding DUF1993 domain-containing protein: protein MYFEIITQCARNLKNVEIFFIKAEQYAVEKKFDIDVLMHARLAPDMKPLIYQVQSACDYLKGGAAWLSGTEIPRHVDKEQTITELRARIEKTLVFVEGIGRQKYVGADKRIMTLSWEPGKVIAAPDYALQVVIPNFNFHIAMTYAILRNNGVDVGKMDFLGQLNMIDP, encoded by the coding sequence ATGTATTTCGAAATCATAACTCAATGCGCGCGTAATCTAAAAAATGTTGAAATTTTTTTTATAAAAGCAGAGCAATACGCCGTTGAAAAGAAGTTTGACATCGACGTACTCATGCACGCCCGTTTGGCGCCTGACATGAAGCCACTGATCTATCAAGTGCAGAGCGCATGCGACTACCTCAAAGGTGGAGCCGCTTGGCTCTCGGGGACAGAGATTCCTCGGCACGTAGATAAAGAGCAGACGATCACGGAGCTGCGCGCAAGGATAGAAAAAACCTTAGTTTTCGTCGAAGGAATCGGCAGGCAAAAATATGTTGGGGCAGACAAACGAATCATGACGCTTTCTTGGGAACCTGGTAAGGTGATTGCTGCTCCCGATTATGCGCTGCAAGTTGTGATCCCTAATTTTAATTTTCATATTGCTATGACTTACGCCATCTTGCGAAACAATGGTGTAGATGTAGGAAAGATGGATTTTTTAGGGCAGCTGAATATGATCGATCCATGA
- a CDS encoding TetR/AcrR family transcriptional regulator, whose amino-acid sequence MKTSKVQKAVTRKRILDVASQEFRKNGIHATSVAEIMSIAGLTHGGFYRHFASKEQLIAEACAVSMESIVEMAEVAMEGGEESFINHFNDFLSLEYHDDIKGGCAFVVMGSELAQADSETRRAASEGLKKWVDVIAQRELGGSSKTNKADVLFKLSAMVGAVTMARIVDDQALSNQILNETKDRLRNMLTNRSPKTNIG is encoded by the coding sequence ATGAAGACATCAAAGGTGCAGAAGGCAGTGACGCGCAAGCGCATTTTAGATGTTGCTTCGCAGGAGTTTCGGAAAAACGGTATCCATGCGACGAGCGTTGCGGAAATCATGAGCATTGCTGGATTGACCCACGGAGGTTTTTACCGGCACTTCGCCTCTAAAGAACAGCTGATAGCGGAAGCGTGCGCTGTGAGCATGGAGAGCATCGTTGAAATGGCTGAAGTCGCAATGGAAGGAGGAGAAGAATCGTTCATAAACCATTTCAATGATTTTCTCTCGCTGGAATATCATGATGACATTAAGGGTGGTTGTGCATTTGTAGTGATGGGAAGCGAGTTGGCGCAAGCGGATTCCGAGACACGCCGAGCTGCCTCAGAAGGGCTAAAAAAATGGGTGGATGTCATCGCTCAACGTGAGCTTGGCGGCAGCTCTAAAACAAACAAAGCGGATGTTTTGTTTAAACTGTCAGCCATGGTTGGTGCGGTTACGATGGCCCGAATTGTCGACGATCAAGCGCTCTCAAATCAGATTCTCAATGAAACGAAGGATCGGTTGAGGAACATGTTGACGAACCGTTCTCCAAAAACCAATATCGGATAA
- a CDS encoding LysR family transcriptional regulator — protein MSIDVQIFHKFDLNSLVTFMVVYQERGVSKAAKSLNVTQPAVSNVLIKLRASFDDPLFIPCGRTVKPTTKADLIAQTLAPAMAVVQNIIAERSL, from the coding sequence ATGTCAATCGATGTGCAAATCTTCCATAAGTTTGACTTGAATTCGCTCGTCACTTTTATGGTCGTTTACCAAGAGCGAGGCGTGTCCAAGGCTGCAAAATCATTGAATGTGACCCAGCCCGCTGTCAGCAATGTGTTGATTAAACTTCGTGCCTCATTTGACGATCCTTTATTTATTCCTTGTGGAAGGACTGTAAAACCAACCACCAAGGCAGATCTCATCGCACAAACATTAGCGCCTGCGATGGCAGTAGTCCAAAATATTATTGCTGAGCGTTCATTATAA
- a CDS encoding methylated-DNA--[protein]-cysteine S-methyltransferase has protein sequence MAFTFRYINSPVGRLTLVAQDSCLAAILWENDRPNRVPLGVMNEDQGSVILNRAETQLYEYFAGTRERFDIELNFRGTDFQKKVWHALLAIPFGETRTYLDIAKQIGNPAAVRAVGAANGKNPISIIAPCHRVIGSTGALTGFAGGLRAKELLLTLEGGLPHKTSKMRDDNASKQRSLF, from the coding sequence ATGGCGTTCACGTTTCGCTACATAAACTCCCCCGTAGGTCGTTTGACATTGGTAGCGCAAGACTCTTGCTTAGCTGCCATTCTTTGGGAGAACGATCGACCGAATCGCGTGCCTTTAGGTGTAATGAACGAAGACCAGGGGAGTGTCATTCTTAATCGCGCTGAAACGCAGTTATACGAATATTTTGCGGGCACCCGTGAACGATTTGATATAGAGCTAAACTTTCGTGGCACCGATTTCCAGAAAAAGGTATGGCACGCCTTATTGGCCATTCCTTTTGGCGAAACACGAACTTATCTAGATATTGCTAAGCAAATTGGCAATCCGGCTGCAGTCCGAGCAGTCGGTGCGGCCAATGGCAAGAATCCGATATCCATCATCGCACCGTGCCATCGTGTGATCGGTAGTACCGGTGCTCTCACGGGCTTTGCCGGTGGCTTGAGGGCTAAGGAATTATTGTTGACTCTGGAAGGGGGGTTGCCACATAAAACCTCAAAAATGCGCGATGACAACGCATCAAAGCAACGGTCTTTATTCTAG
- a CDS encoding DNA-3-methyladenine glycosylase family protein, which produces MSASDSFQTVRLLPFNPPLDWHRILAFFSGHLTFGVEAVMDGVYTRNVEFKGSLGVLSVGKAPGEDYLIATVSGDISRYMDDLIEPISHMFDLYAVPDQIAEGLARDPWLKALVQARPGLRVPGSFSGFELIVRTIVGQQVSVKGATTIIERLVRRAGIQILQDPSAQLGWLFPTPDALAGANLEKIGMPGKRVETLQRVAAAVACGELSLNPPHEDISELRLQLLAMPGIGPWTVEYMAMRAWRDPDAWPASDLVLMNLMTRQDSSLTRLALHKKRAQAWKPWRAYAAMHIWNSAVDGPGLM; this is translated from the coding sequence ATGTCTGCATCAGATTCTTTCCAAACAGTCCGTTTGCTGCCATTCAATCCGCCGTTAGACTGGCACCGTATCCTGGCTTTTTTCTCTGGGCATCTGACGTTTGGTGTCGAAGCTGTAATGGACGGCGTTTATACGCGTAACGTTGAATTCAAGGGCAGCTTAGGTGTGCTTTCAGTCGGGAAGGCTCCAGGAGAGGATTACTTAATCGCTACAGTGAGTGGCGATATCAGTCGGTACATGGATGATTTGATTGAGCCTATTTCCCATATGTTTGATCTCTATGCTGTTCCCGATCAAATTGCTGAAGGATTAGCCCGCGATCCGTGGCTGAAGGCATTGGTTCAGGCGCGCCCTGGTTTGCGTGTGCCTGGATCTTTTTCAGGTTTCGAATTGATTGTGCGCACTATTGTCGGCCAACAGGTAAGCGTTAAAGGCGCCACTACCATCATCGAACGATTGGTACGGCGGGCGGGGATCCAGATTCTTCAAGATCCCAGCGCACAATTGGGATGGCTATTCCCGACACCTGATGCTCTAGCGGGGGCTAATCTGGAAAAAATTGGTATGCCCGGCAAGCGGGTTGAAACGCTACAACGCGTCGCTGCTGCGGTCGCTTGTGGCGAGCTTTCTCTCAACCCCCCTCATGAAGATATCAGTGAACTTCGCCTTCAGTTACTGGCGATGCCAGGCATAGGTCCATGGACAGTTGAATATATGGCTATGCGAGCTTGGCGTGATCCAGATGCTTGGCCTGCGTCCGATTTAGTGCTGATGAACCTTATGACTCGACAGGACTCTAGTCTGACACGATTGGCATTACACAAAAAACGTGCGCAAGCGTGGAAACCCTGGCGAGCTTACGCCGCTATGCACATTTGGAATTCCGCAGTTGATGGGCCGGGCCTAATGTAA
- a CDS encoding LysR family transcriptional regulator translates to MNKIQEMQAFVVICEELSFTLAARRLSVSPTMMTRAIASLERRLNTSLLIRNTRNVQLSDTGRRFLVDCKRILSELDEAENFASGNFGTPSGQLTVAAPQMFGELHIMPIITSFLAEHANVTINTLLVDRITNMVEEGIDVAIRIGNTEEDLQHGIVVGKTRRVICGSAEYFKKYGRPSHPSNLHNHRLIASTANTLSRNWEFEADGHSLHIKPDLKLTVSTDQAAIRIASLGWGLTQALSYQIADKVTTGELEIVLENYEQAPLPVRICFQADRKIPAKISAFVDLCINRLSGNFALCQFESKNRDEQLLINRVF, encoded by the coding sequence GTGAACAAAATTCAAGAGATGCAAGCATTCGTCGTTATTTGCGAAGAACTAAGTTTCACTCTTGCAGCACGACGACTTAGCGTGTCCCCAACCATGATGACTCGCGCCATTGCATCATTGGAACGAAGATTAAATACTTCATTACTTATTCGGAATACTCGCAATGTTCAACTGAGTGATACGGGACGGCGATTTTTGGTCGATTGCAAAAGAATTTTATCTGAGCTCGATGAAGCGGAAAATTTTGCCAGCGGGAATTTCGGAACTCCATCTGGACAATTGACGGTGGCAGCACCACAAATGTTTGGCGAACTGCATATTATGCCAATAATAACTAGCTTTTTAGCTGAACATGCCAACGTAACAATTAATACGTTGTTGGTAGACCGAATTACAAATATGGTTGAAGAAGGTATTGATGTAGCTATTCGTATTGGCAATACAGAGGAAGACTTACAACATGGGATCGTAGTTGGCAAAACCCGGCGTGTTATTTGTGGATCCGCTGAATATTTCAAAAAATATGGTCGACCTTCACATCCTTCGAATCTTCATAATCATCGCCTCATTGCATCTACAGCTAATACTTTATCACGCAATTGGGAATTTGAAGCAGACGGACATTCGTTGCATATAAAACCTGACTTAAAACTCACTGTCTCTACCGATCAGGCTGCCATTCGTATCGCATCACTTGGCTGGGGATTAACTCAGGCTCTTTCATACCAGATTGCAGACAAAGTTACTACTGGTGAGTTGGAAATAGTGTTGGAGAATTATGAACAAGCGCCATTACCGGTGCGAATATGTTTTCAAGCAGATCGAAAAATACCGGCAAAAATCAGCGCTTTTGTAGACCTTTGCATTAATCGACTCAGCGGAAATTTCGCATTATGTCAATTCGAATCCAAAAATCGTGATGAGCAGCTATTAATAAATCGCGTTTTTTAA
- a CDS encoding isocitrate lyase/PEP mutase family protein: MNQSEKVARFTELHRKGNPLLLYNAWDAGSAKSIFDCGAKAVATSSWSMARAQGYRDGEMIPFSLIAQLTERIVKTVEVPVSLDFEGGYCGENDTELVFNVLELLNLGITGLNFEDRVVKGHGLYGIEHQANRIAILREAANTKGVPLFINARTDLFLKKDGKPEDYMDEAIKRAQAYAVAGASGLFVPGLIEDHLIREICDNTSLPVNVMLLGGMSSIRSLSRLGVARISFGPAPYVQTMGVLQSAARVLFTADGD, encoded by the coding sequence ATGAATCAAAGCGAAAAGGTAGCGCGTTTCACAGAGTTGCATCGAAAGGGAAATCCCCTGTTGCTGTACAACGCTTGGGATGCTGGAAGTGCAAAATCCATATTTGATTGCGGCGCGAAAGCCGTTGCGACGAGTAGTTGGTCGATGGCGCGCGCACAAGGATATCGCGATGGAGAAATGATCCCATTCAGTCTGATAGCGCAACTCACCGAGCGCATCGTTAAAACAGTAGAGGTCCCTGTCAGTTTGGATTTCGAAGGGGGGTATTGCGGCGAAAATGATACTGAGCTCGTCTTTAACGTCCTGGAATTATTGAACCTTGGCATCACAGGCCTCAATTTTGAAGACCGAGTCGTCAAAGGCCATGGCTTGTATGGAATCGAGCACCAGGCCAATAGAATTGCTATTCTCCGTGAGGCCGCGAATACAAAAGGCGTCCCTTTATTCATCAATGCCCGTACTGATCTTTTTCTCAAAAAAGATGGAAAACCAGAAGATTATATGGATGAGGCAATTAAAAGAGCTCAAGCATATGCCGTCGCCGGTGCCTCAGGCTTGTTTGTTCCAGGGTTAATTGAGGACCATTTGATACGTGAAATTTGTGACAACACTTCCCTCCCGGTAAATGTGATGTTGCTTGGAGGCATGTCATCTATTCGCTCGCTGTCTAGGCTAGGAGTGGCACGTATCAGCTTTGGACCAGCGCCCTATGTGCAAACAATGGGCGTCTTACAAAGTGCGGCTAGAGTGCTGTTCACCGCAGACGGCGACTAA
- a CDS encoding TetR/AcrR family transcriptional regulator: MSDIGVAIMDAAERRIRVGGFNGFSFREIATDVGVKSSTVHYHFPTKELLAASVIHRYTERVAELIDNDFAAEPDCIKVWVQAFRGTIYSVDRMCPSTVLGAETRDLPDKVSGAVQSFFEMCLEKMTTQGMTVEGASQLLSTIVGALLLANALGDIKAYDRATRGML; the protein is encoded by the coding sequence ATGAGCGACATCGGTGTCGCAATCATGGATGCTGCCGAACGGCGAATTCGGGTCGGTGGGTTCAATGGTTTCAGTTTTCGAGAAATTGCGACTGACGTAGGCGTCAAAAGCTCTACCGTTCATTATCACTTTCCTACCAAGGAGCTGCTCGCAGCGTCGGTCATTCACCGCTATACCGAGCGTGTGGCGGAATTGATTGATAATGATTTTGCAGCAGAGCCCGACTGCATAAAGGTATGGGTTCAAGCCTTTCGTGGGACAATCTACTCAGTCGACCGAATGTGCCCTAGCACCGTGCTGGGTGCAGAGACGAGAGACCTACCCGATAAAGTATCGGGCGCAGTGCAGAGCTTTTTTGAAATGTGCCTCGAGAAAATGACGACTCAAGGCATGACGGTCGAAGGAGCGTCTCAGTTGCTTTCGACGATCGTCGGAGCCTTGCTACTTGCGAACGCTCTGGGGGATATCAAAGCTTACGATCGTGCAACCCGGGGGATGCTGTAG
- a CDS encoding alkene reductase, producing MSAPMPQKLFTPIQIGDITLKHRVVMAPLTRLRAVLPGGIPSDLMLEYYRQRASVGGLIITESTAVAQSGHGYYGSPGIYNATQVSGWKRIVETVHAFGGHMFAQLWHAGRCAHDSVTQAAPISASVDAAYWKDEINMVPTSEGFQLPSPHRALQTHEIPELVEQYRGAAANAKKAGFDGVELMAGNGHLMDQFLQDISNKRTDEYGGSIENRTRLLIEVVHALVSVWGPGRVGVRVAPSGTFNGMGDSDPQSLFRHLASRLNEVGLAYLHVIEPRIKGGETLIEGQEPIAARDLRHYFKGPILAAGGFEPSTAEAGVANGDADLVAFGRHFIANPDLPKRIERGFPLNAYDRNTFYAYDERGYTDYPFFDQS from the coding sequence ATGTCCGCGCCTATGCCCCAGAAGCTTTTCACTCCCATACAGATTGGAGATATCACTCTAAAACACAGAGTCGTAATGGCGCCGCTTACCCGCCTCAGGGCTGTCCTGCCAGGCGGGATACCGAGCGATCTCATGCTTGAATATTATCGTCAACGAGCTTCGGTTGGGGGGCTGATTATCACGGAATCGACTGCCGTTGCGCAGTCCGGACATGGCTACTACGGCTCCCCAGGAATTTACAATGCAACGCAGGTTTCAGGTTGGAAGCGCATTGTTGAGACTGTTCATGCGTTCGGTGGCCATATGTTCGCCCAACTTTGGCATGCCGGCCGCTGCGCGCATGACTCCGTAACCCAAGCAGCTCCAATTTCAGCCTCGGTTGATGCTGCGTATTGGAAAGACGAAATCAACATGGTGCCGACCTCTGAAGGTTTTCAGTTGCCGTCTCCGCATCGCGCATTGCAAACACACGAGATCCCCGAGCTCGTGGAGCAATACCGAGGTGCAGCCGCAAATGCTAAAAAGGCCGGTTTCGACGGCGTGGAGCTGATGGCGGGGAATGGTCATTTGATGGATCAATTTCTACAAGACATAAGCAATAAGCGCACTGACGAGTATGGTGGCTCGATAGAAAATCGGACCCGGCTTCTCATCGAGGTGGTGCATGCGTTGGTTTCCGTTTGGGGACCGGGTCGAGTAGGGGTTCGTGTCGCGCCGAGCGGGACATTCAACGGAATGGGGGATAGTGATCCGCAAAGCTTATTCCGACATCTAGCAAGCCGCCTTAACGAAGTCGGATTAGCTTACCTTCACGTGATTGAACCCAGGATTAAAGGCGGAGAAACATTGATTGAAGGGCAGGAGCCCATTGCTGCGAGAGATTTGCGTCACTATTTCAAGGGACCCATTCTCGCAGCAGGCGGCTTCGAACCTTCCACAGCTGAAGCAGGCGTTGCTAACGGTGATGCAGACTTGGTTGCGTTTGGCCGGCATTTCATTGCCAACCCAGATCTACCAAAACGTATAGAAAGAGGGTTCCCTCTTAATGCGTATGATCGAAACACTTTTTATGCATACGATGAACGCGGCTATACGGACTATCCATTTTTTGATCAGAGCTAG
- a CDS encoding LysR family transcriptional regulator, whose amino-acid sequence MDRLEAMAMLLSAVDKGSLSAAARELRIPVSTLTRRVTDLEAHLGTRLLTRTTRKLMLTDAGAAYIAAARRILEQVNDQEREATGEFTAPRGELVIAAPVQFGRLHVLPIINEFLSLFPDITIKLLQSDRNIDLVDAHADLAIRIGELADSSMIATGVGYLRATVCASPAFLKKYGVPRELDALTKIPCVVFNSPYLSPWRFRMPKTGNVTTVPVEPRLQVSAPDTAVDAAVYGIGATLVLQHDSAEAVRDGRLEILLQEFEIEPVPVHMIHVSRNLMPLKLRRFIDFAAPKLRESLSQFTKV is encoded by the coding sequence TTGGACCGTCTCGAAGCTATGGCGATGCTGTTATCCGCTGTCGACAAAGGAAGTCTTTCCGCTGCCGCGCGAGAGCTTCGGATCCCGGTGTCAACGCTTACCCGTCGGGTGACGGACCTTGAGGCGCATCTAGGAACAAGGTTGCTCACACGTACGACACGGAAGCTGATGTTGACAGATGCAGGTGCTGCATACATCGCAGCTGCGCGTCGAATCCTGGAACAAGTCAACGATCAGGAGCGAGAGGCAACAGGTGAGTTTACGGCCCCCCGAGGTGAATTGGTTATCGCTGCTCCCGTGCAATTTGGACGGCTGCATGTGTTGCCGATCATCAACGAATTTTTATCCTTGTTTCCCGACATTACAATCAAATTGCTTCAGTCCGATCGCAACATAGATCTCGTCGATGCACACGCTGATTTGGCGATCCGCATTGGAGAGCTAGCAGATAGCAGCATGATCGCGACAGGCGTTGGGTATCTGCGTGCGACTGTCTGTGCCAGTCCTGCTTTTTTGAAGAAATACGGCGTGCCCCGCGAATTGGATGCACTCACAAAGATACCGTGCGTTGTGTTCAACAGTCCGTACCTTTCACCTTGGCGTTTTCGAATGCCCAAAACAGGGAACGTTACCACCGTTCCCGTAGAACCACGTTTGCAAGTTTCTGCCCCCGATACTGCGGTTGATGCAGCAGTTTATGGGATTGGAGCAACGTTGGTACTGCAGCACGATTCTGCCGAAGCAGTAAGGGACGGTAGGTTAGAGATCTTGCTTCAAGAGTTCGAGATCGAGCCGGTTCCAGTGCATATGATTCACGTATCGCGTAATTTGATGCCACTCAAACTCCGTCGCTTCATTGATTTTGCTGCACCAAAGCTCAGAGAGTCACTGTCTCAGTTTACGAAGGTGTGA
- a CDS encoding SDR family oxidoreductase, translating to MKLKNKVAFITGGTSGIGLETAKLFLAEGAEVVIVGSTADRLEAVDQELGGRAVFIQADVRKVADIERAVEETRAKFGRIDIVFANAGASTVAPLEAVTPEYVEDNLALNFNGTFFTIQKTAPLIPAGGSIIVTTSFLNTVGMPGLSILAATKAAARSLVRTLGAELAPRGIRVNAISPGAIATPFYSKIGLNEEQLSEVAAGLEQKISLKRFGEASELAKSALYLASDDSSYTTGIELVVDGGLTQF from the coding sequence ATGAAACTGAAAAACAAAGTGGCTTTCATCACGGGTGGCACCTCCGGGATCGGCTTGGAAACAGCCAAACTATTTCTGGCCGAAGGTGCAGAAGTTGTAATCGTTGGCTCCACCGCTGATCGCTTGGAAGCAGTTGATCAGGAGCTGGGTGGCCGAGCAGTGTTTATCCAAGCCGATGTCCGTAAAGTCGCCGACATCGAGCGTGCTGTTGAAGAAACGCGTGCGAAATTCGGCCGCATCGATATCGTGTTCGCGAATGCCGGCGCTAGCACTGTCGCTCCGCTGGAAGCGGTTACGCCAGAGTACGTCGAAGACAACCTGGCTCTGAATTTCAACGGTACGTTTTTCACGATCCAAAAAACCGCCCCACTTATTCCCGCAGGTGGCAGCATTATCGTCACTACATCATTCCTAAACACCGTTGGCATGCCTGGCCTATCGATTCTCGCCGCCACAAAAGCAGCCGCCCGGTCGTTGGTCCGCACTCTGGGAGCTGAGCTTGCTCCTCGCGGAATTCGCGTCAACGCAATCAGCCCCGGCGCCATCGCCACGCCGTTTTACAGCAAGATCGGTTTGAACGAGGAACAGTTAAGCGAGGTCGCAGCCGGCTTGGAACAAAAGATCTCACTGAAGCGGTTCGGTGAAGCGTCGGAGTTGGCAAAAAGTGCGCTTTATTTGGCCAGTGATGACTCATCGTACACAACAGGCATTGAATTGGTCGTGGACGGTGGTCTGACACAGTTTTAA